From a single Cyclobacterium marinum DSM 745 genomic region:
- a CDS encoding neutral/alkaline non-lysosomal ceramidase N-terminal domain-containing protein, which translates to MKRLIVKPLMLFILAVAGFQLNGFGATPKALRIALAQVDIISSAGDFKAAVVKENITPKVPKQLLGYGARLSEGILDSIYHQILILDDGDSKFALVSTDICVLSPATYDKVAKLVEKKFGIARSNFWWSVTHTHSAPEVGAPGLPEAFMGERYQHPIDTNYTDLVIDKLLDGIEKGIQQLAPASLGVGWGHSSANINRRARDIDDVAFLGMNPDGAVDRRIGILKIVHKEDHRLMATVANYAIHGTVLGGQNLLISGDGPGVVAKYVEEKSGAPMLFINGAAGNLAPIYSVYPDARSGRMNMLRRLLGDKIIMASKEILNYEDQVSFSASEMDFLTPMKEGLKWPEALNEYIVDEKETAKTIKVPVRFLNINDKIGIWASPLELFCEISNEVRERSPFPYTFYYGYTNGWLGYMLTEEEWEYKGYEPTVSPFVPNAATRFGETVLSYLESEMKSK; encoded by the coding sequence ATGAAACGATTAATAGTTAAACCATTAATGCTGTTTATATTGGCTGTTGCAGGCTTTCAGCTCAATGGTTTTGGGGCTACTCCAAAAGCTTTGCGTATCGCTTTGGCGCAAGTTGACATTATCTCTTCTGCCGGAGATTTTAAAGCCGCTGTGGTCAAAGAAAATATTACACCGAAAGTTCCTAAACAATTATTGGGCTATGGGGCCAGGCTATCAGAAGGGATTCTGGATAGTATTTACCATCAAATTTTAATATTAGATGATGGTGATTCCAAATTTGCACTAGTCTCCACAGATATCTGTGTACTCTCACCTGCAACCTATGATAAGGTGGCAAAATTGGTTGAGAAGAAGTTTGGTATAGCACGCAGTAATTTTTGGTGGTCGGTTACCCATACCCATTCAGCACCTGAAGTAGGTGCTCCAGGGCTCCCAGAAGCGTTTATGGGAGAGCGGTATCAACATCCAATAGATACCAATTATACTGACTTGGTGATAGATAAATTATTGGATGGTATTGAAAAAGGGATTCAGCAACTGGCTCCGGCAAGTCTTGGAGTTGGCTGGGGGCATTCTTCTGCCAATATCAACAGAAGGGCCAGGGACATTGATGATGTTGCCTTTTTGGGGATGAACCCTGATGGGGCTGTAGACCGAAGAATTGGCATTCTAAAAATAGTCCACAAGGAAGACCATCGTTTAATGGCTACAGTGGCTAATTATGCGATTCATGGGACAGTCTTGGGAGGACAAAATTTACTCATCAGTGGCGATGGTCCAGGTGTAGTTGCGAAATATGTGGAAGAAAAATCCGGTGCTCCGATGTTGTTTATCAACGGGGCTGCCGGTAATCTCGCACCTATCTACAGTGTTTACCCTGATGCAAGGTCTGGTAGGATGAATATGCTGAGGAGGCTATTGGGAGATAAGATCATTATGGCAAGTAAGGAAATTCTTAACTATGAAGATCAGGTTTCCTTTTCTGCTTCAGAGATGGATTTTTTGACACCTATGAAGGAGGGATTAAAATGGCCTGAAGCATTAAATGAGTATATTGTAGATGAAAAAGAAACAGCTAAGACCATCAAAGTACCCGTTCGATTCCTTAATATCAATGATAAAATTGGCATTTGGGCCAGTCCTTTGGAACTGTTTTGTGAAATTTCAAATGAAGTAAGAGAGCGATCTCCTTTTCCTTATACCTTCTATTATGGTTATACCAATGGTTGGTTGGGATATATGCTGACCGAAGAAGAGTGGGAATACAAAGGTTATGAACCTACTGTTTCTCCTTTTGTTCCCAATGCAGCAACTAGATTTGGTGAGACAGTATTGTCTTATTTGGAAAGTGAAATGAAAAGTAAATAA
- a CDS encoding PVC-type heme-binding CxxCH protein produces the protein MLNKNSCFSHTIGLFYQSSSISLIIVFLQVLSACQPKAESQDRSLENALATFVLEDDFQIELIAGEPLVADPVDMVIDEQGRMFVVEMHGYPLDLSGSGKVKRLSDTDGDGVMDESVIFADNLVVPTGIMRWKKGVIVTDPPNVYYLEDSNGDGKADIKQTLLTGFALSNPQHNVNSPKLALDNWIYLGHEPAVTTTIYEDLLGDKGTDVYYPEKPELNRLPQNAGGRSIRFKPATYDLELLSSRTQFGHTADAYGHRFLVNNSNHIIQEVLSAEYLDRNQHLVITGVTQSSSDHGSGAEVFPITINPQHQLLTDLGVMTSACGLTAYLGGAFPERYNQSTFVSEPVSNLVHVDFVKEDGTGFIASREHPDKEFLASTDAWFRPVNAYVGPDGALYILDYYRQIIEHPEWMAEEVVQSGALYNGTDQGRIYRITPKGTSTIDWSDKLTMDKASPEELLSKLSHKNAWWRMNAQRLIVDQRPESLIPQLKDLVISGESPMGRLHALWTLQGIGALDKETVASSLKDPVAGIRENAVKLAELFLAQSPEFAENLLALENDPDPKVRFQLMQTLGYIESESAFQVRKALLFKDIEDKWVQLAALSAPFSESSKLINPVLDQYTATPAYNGLVQRMASMVGASMDEQAIYTMVQRATRKNTQNKYDWQPALLRGLAQGIKSKKQAGSHGTSAGLLATTVFEHPSIEVKGAAIQVLEGIGLGNVKGKAQVLSKAKEIALNKTLTGEERSMGIRFLALGNNADYEDMLVGLVDVVEPLPVQLAAFRTLSKSQGNSFSQLVLDRWDSFTPELRDAAISAMMMNGERIAVLLGALEDGVIQKATIGWRRSVGLMANKDETLRLRARAILTRPEGESEKIIATYQPALELSGTIQAGATVFQKNCAICHQMGEDQGIAFGPDLSSLKNRRAASIMSDILNPNLSIADGYDLWEVELQNGELHQGLISSETPTAINLRNAGGIDKSISRANIKTLKLVEMSAMPTGLEQSISLQEMADLLAYIRKSE, from the coding sequence ATGCTAAACAAGAATTCCTGCTTCTCTCACACAATAGGTTTGTTTTATCAATCCTCGTCAATTTCTTTAATAATTGTGTTTTTGCAGGTTCTTTCCGCATGCCAGCCAAAAGCTGAATCCCAGGATAGATCTTTGGAAAATGCATTGGCTACTTTTGTCCTAGAGGACGACTTTCAGATCGAACTTATTGCAGGGGAGCCTCTAGTAGCTGACCCGGTGGACATGGTAATAGATGAGCAGGGTAGAATGTTCGTGGTTGAAATGCATGGTTATCCATTGGACCTCAGTGGGTCTGGGAAAGTGAAACGCTTGTCAGATACTGATGGTGACGGGGTAATGGATGAAAGTGTCATTTTTGCAGATAATCTGGTGGTGCCTACCGGGATCATGCGCTGGAAAAAAGGTGTTATCGTAACAGATCCACCCAACGTTTATTATCTGGAAGACAGCAATGGAGATGGTAAAGCAGATATCAAGCAAACCCTTTTAACAGGGTTTGCGCTTTCTAATCCTCAGCACAATGTTAACAGTCCTAAATTGGCACTGGATAACTGGATTTATTTGGGGCATGAGCCTGCGGTTACTACTACCATTTATGAGGACCTACTTGGGGATAAAGGTACCGATGTGTATTATCCAGAAAAGCCAGAACTCAACAGATTGCCGCAAAATGCCGGAGGGAGAAGTATCCGATTCAAACCTGCTACCTATGACTTAGAGTTGCTAAGTAGTAGAACACAGTTTGGTCATACGGCCGATGCCTATGGTCACAGGTTTCTAGTGAACAATAGCAACCATATTATTCAGGAAGTGCTTTCTGCTGAATACTTAGATAGGAATCAACACTTGGTGATTACGGGAGTCACTCAGTCATCCTCAGATCATGGCAGTGGTGCTGAAGTTTTTCCGATTACCATCAATCCCCAACATCAGTTGTTGACGGACCTGGGTGTAATGACTTCTGCCTGCGGATTGACGGCCTACTTGGGAGGAGCTTTTCCTGAGCGGTACAATCAGTCAACCTTTGTGTCAGAGCCGGTAAGCAATTTGGTACATGTGGATTTTGTCAAGGAGGATGGGACAGGTTTTATTGCCTCTCGAGAGCATCCTGACAAAGAGTTTTTGGCTTCTACAGATGCTTGGTTTCGACCTGTTAATGCTTATGTTGGCCCGGATGGAGCTTTGTATATCTTGGATTATTACCGTCAGATCATAGAACATCCTGAATGGATGGCTGAAGAGGTGGTTCAGTCTGGTGCTTTGTACAATGGAACAGACCAAGGGAGGATTTACCGCATTACACCTAAGGGGACTTCCACAATAGATTGGTCAGATAAATTGACAATGGATAAAGCTTCACCTGAAGAATTACTTAGTAAATTGTCTCATAAAAATGCTTGGTGGAGGATGAATGCCCAAAGGCTTATCGTGGATCAGCGTCCTGAGAGCCTGATTCCTCAATTAAAGGATTTGGTGATTTCTGGAGAAAGCCCAATGGGGCGACTTCATGCTTTATGGACTTTGCAGGGAATCGGAGCATTGGACAAAGAAACTGTAGCAAGTTCTTTAAAAGACCCAGTGGCAGGTATTCGGGAAAATGCTGTGAAATTGGCTGAGCTTTTCTTGGCTCAATCTCCTGAGTTTGCTGAAAATTTGCTGGCCTTAGAAAACGATCCTGATCCTAAAGTTCGGTTTCAGTTGATGCAAACCCTAGGGTACATTGAAAGTGAAAGTGCTTTTCAGGTGCGAAAAGCACTTTTATTCAAAGATATTGAGGACAAATGGGTGCAATTGGCAGCCCTTTCAGCACCTTTTTCAGAGAGTAGTAAACTTATCAATCCAGTATTGGACCAGTACACCGCTACACCAGCCTACAATGGTCTGGTACAGAGAATGGCTTCAATGGTTGGTGCCAGCATGGATGAGCAAGCCATTTATACCATGGTACAAAGAGCCACGAGAAAAAACACCCAAAATAAATACGACTGGCAGCCAGCTCTTTTGCGGGGCTTGGCACAGGGAATCAAAAGTAAAAAACAGGCTGGTTCACATGGGACAAGCGCTGGTTTATTGGCAACAACAGTTTTTGAACATCCCTCAATAGAAGTAAAAGGAGCTGCAATTCAAGTTTTAGAGGGGATAGGTTTGGGCAATGTAAAGGGTAAAGCTCAGGTCTTATCAAAAGCAAAAGAAATAGCATTGAACAAAACATTGACTGGAGAAGAAAGAAGTATGGGGATTCGGTTTTTGGCTTTGGGCAATAATGCGGATTACGAAGACATGCTTGTAGGCTTGGTGGATGTTGTTGAGCCTTTACCTGTACAATTGGCAGCTTTTAGAACATTAAGCAAGTCGCAAGGCAATTCATTTTCTCAATTGGTACTCGATCGTTGGGATAGCTTTACGCCTGAATTAAGAGATGCAGCCATTAGCGCGATGATGATGAATGGGGAAAGGATTGCAGTTTTGTTGGGAGCACTTGAAGATGGAGTTATACAAAAAGCAACCATTGGCTGGAGAAGAAGTGTAGGTTTAATGGCGAACAAAGATGAAACCCTTCGATTAAGAGCCAGGGCCATTTTGACCCGGCCTGAAGGAGAAAGTGAAAAAATCATTGCCACCTATCAACCTGCTTTGGAGCTAAGTGGTACCATTCAAGCTGGAGCTACAGTTTTTCAGAAAAACTGTGCCATCTGCCACCAGATGGGAGAGGATCAGGGAATTGCTTTTGGTCCTGATTTGTCTTCTTTGAAAAACAGACGTGCAGCAAGTATCATGAGTGATATCTTGAACCCTAATTTATCCATAGCAGATGGCTATGATCTTTGGGAGGTGGAGTTGCAAAATGGAGAACTTCACCAAGGACTTATTTCCTCTGAGACACCTACTGCTATTAATCTTCGCAATGCTGGTGGAATAGACAAGAGCATTTCCAGAGCCAATATTAAAACATTGAAATTAGTCGAAATGTCTGCCATGCCAACTGGTCTTGAACAGAGTATTTCTCTTCAGGAGATGGCTGATTTATTGGCCTATATCCGAAAGTCAGAATAA
- a CDS encoding aspartate aminotransferase family protein, with translation MNKWPKSKALLNKNEKWIPGGIVSLNRKSNPNIAFTKGKGSRIWDIDGNEYIDYQAGFASAFLGHNDPDINRAVNKSMDNHEVLMGAGPTTHEGELAALFCACVPTVESIQVTCTGSEATYHAIRISRAVTEKDHVIVIQGGYNGWHNDVSANVMSSLDDVGPRISPGEYPYDSLSAGIPQGHKDLIHVVNFNDLESIAYVVGKYPVACIILEPILQNIGIVKPNENYLKGLREMADEKGFLLIFDEVKTGFRHALGGYQSICGITPDLSSFGKAVANGYPIGVIGGKKKYMDYFNHPEKGKRVLIAGTFNAHPFTDAAAIATLKKLSSPEFAVYDHLENMGGLLEKGLMDIFNRYDKPFIVSRIKSAYCVYFMDHAPVDFHDILLNHDFEWDKAYRNELIHEGVYNFPLPIKQGSISFAHTEKDINETLDKTEKVVKKLMSKSM, from the coding sequence ATGAACAAATGGCCAAAATCAAAAGCATTACTTAATAAAAACGAGAAATGGATCCCTGGTGGTATCGTTTCTTTAAATCGTAAATCAAATCCAAATATTGCTTTTACCAAAGGCAAAGGAAGTAGAATTTGGGATATTGATGGGAATGAATACATCGATTATCAAGCAGGCTTCGCTTCGGCTTTTCTGGGCCACAATGATCCGGATATCAATAGGGCAGTAAATAAATCCATGGATAACCATGAGGTGTTGATGGGGGCTGGGCCTACTACCCACGAAGGGGAGCTGGCGGCCTTGTTTTGCGCATGTGTGCCTACTGTTGAGAGCATTCAAGTGACCTGTACCGGTTCAGAAGCTACTTATCATGCCATTCGAATCTCAAGAGCGGTTACTGAAAAAGACCATGTTATAGTTATTCAAGGAGGTTACAATGGTTGGCACAACGATGTCTCGGCAAATGTAATGAGTAGTCTGGATGATGTAGGGCCAAGGATTTCACCGGGAGAGTATCCTTATGATTCTTTGTCAGCAGGGATTCCACAAGGCCATAAAGACCTAATTCACGTAGTCAATTTCAATGATCTGGAATCTATAGCTTATGTGGTTGGAAAATACCCGGTAGCCTGTATAATTCTCGAACCGATTTTACAAAACATTGGAATTGTAAAACCAAATGAGAATTACCTCAAGGGGCTTCGTGAAATGGCAGATGAGAAAGGTTTTCTTTTGATTTTTGATGAAGTGAAAACAGGTTTTCGCCATGCTTTAGGGGGGTATCAAAGCATTTGTGGAATAACCCCAGATCTAAGTTCTTTTGGTAAGGCCGTGGCCAATGGTTACCCAATAGGTGTGATTGGAGGAAAGAAGAAGTACATGGATTATTTTAACCACCCTGAGAAGGGGAAGAGAGTATTGATCGCGGGGACTTTTAATGCCCATCCATTTACAGATGCTGCTGCTATTGCTACTTTGAAAAAATTGTCTTCACCGGAATTTGCGGTTTATGACCATCTGGAAAACATGGGGGGGTTATTGGAAAAAGGCTTGATGGATATTTTTAATCGGTATGACAAGCCTTTTATTGTTTCACGCATAAAATCGGCTTATTGTGTTTACTTTATGGACCATGCTCCAGTAGATTTCCATGACATTTTGTTGAACCATGATTTTGAGTGGGATAAAGCTTATAGAAATGAACTCATTCATGAAGGTGTGTATAATTTCCCTTTGCCTATCAAACAAGGTAGCATTTCCTTTGCTCACACTGAAAAAGATATCAATGAAACCCTAGATAAAACTGAGAAAGTAGTAAAAAAACTTATGTCAAAATCTATGTAA
- a CDS encoding DUF5686 and carboxypeptidase-like regulatory domain-containing protein: protein MKTRFLFLLLTLISFIPSYGQLVVKGKITDAETGDPIPFASVLLQGTSTGISTDFEGNYLLESNNRADSLEVTYIGYNSITKAIGPGNEHTINFQLRPSDYEMEAFVFEAGENPAFDIIRKAVDKRKSFDKRKLDAYQTKNYTKIEIDIDHVSEAFTKRKAVKKVTAVLDSIKQLTNDEGEKILPVFFSETLSSFYFRNNPELKKEVVEKSKVTGVGITDGATVSQITGAAFQEYNFYRNWISILEKEFVSPIADGWRGFYDYDLLDSTKIGNDSVYVLQVYPLRTQDLAFTGTIWINKNTYALKQVDLTIPKEANLNFIERIKIQQELTPTDPGALIPSKTRVQVKIGQITPKTAGLLAKFYTSVDSIETGNPKPTSFFNQAVVLQPDFDQEGEDFWNKNRRDPLSEEELAVLQMVDTLKKIPVIRFYSESLKFLASGYLPIGKLDLGPWPGFFNYNNVEGIRIGAGLRTNLKFSDKWKIEGYAAYGLLDKRLKYSGAITKIVDRERWTTVKISTQKEIDQVGLEMESLEGNSIFLAASRFGTFRKPFISTNYKLDIKRELFKGFTLTGGIKSNHFDPLFNFYYLDEGASELKSTFKTTEGKIGLRYGRDETFIINDNDRISLGPAKWPIFAINYSRGFQWLRGEYNYSRLKVSISQKLNMGMLGISRYEASAGKVYGDVPYPVLENHLGNETLFYTSAAFNTMDFNEFTSDQYFSFRYRHFFEGFLLNKIPLVRKLKWRAVANANLLFGSVSEANLSRVPVMDPDGFPLQTFGSLDPATPFLELGYGVENIFKFFRVDFFHRMTYLDDPSVKPFAVKVSAQIIF from the coding sequence TTGAAAACAAGATTTTTATTTTTATTACTTACCCTAATTTCGTTCATTCCTTCATATGGACAATTGGTGGTAAAAGGCAAAATTACCGATGCTGAGACAGGAGATCCTATACCCTTTGCATCCGTATTATTGCAAGGTACCAGTACTGGGATTTCCACTGATTTTGAAGGAAATTATTTGTTAGAAAGCAACAATAGGGCCGACAGCTTGGAAGTTACCTATATCGGCTATAATTCAATAACAAAGGCCATTGGTCCAGGTAATGAGCACACGATCAATTTTCAACTTCGCCCTTCAGACTATGAAATGGAGGCCTTTGTGTTTGAGGCAGGTGAAAACCCTGCTTTTGACATCATTAGAAAAGCTGTGGACAAAAGAAAGAGTTTTGACAAAAGAAAACTTGATGCCTACCAAACCAAAAACTACACCAAAATTGAAATTGATATTGACCATGTTTCTGAGGCTTTTACCAAAAGAAAAGCAGTCAAAAAAGTCACCGCAGTTTTGGATTCTATCAAGCAACTGACCAATGATGAAGGAGAAAAGATCTTACCGGTCTTTTTTTCTGAAACCCTTTCTTCCTTTTATTTCAGGAATAACCCAGAACTAAAAAAAGAAGTCGTGGAAAAATCGAAGGTTACAGGTGTTGGTATTACAGATGGCGCCACGGTTTCTCAAATCACCGGCGCTGCATTTCAGGAGTATAATTTTTACAGGAATTGGATAAGCATTTTAGAAAAAGAATTTGTGTCCCCTATTGCTGATGGTTGGCGAGGATTCTATGATTATGATTTGCTAGATTCAACTAAAATAGGAAATGACTCCGTTTATGTTTTACAAGTCTATCCATTAAGAACTCAAGATTTGGCTTTTACAGGCACCATTTGGATCAATAAAAACACCTATGCCTTAAAGCAAGTGGACCTAACTATTCCTAAAGAGGCCAATTTGAATTTTATAGAAAGAATTAAAATTCAGCAAGAGCTAACTCCTACAGACCCCGGGGCGCTAATCCCTTCCAAAACCAGGGTACAAGTAAAAATAGGGCAAATAACTCCTAAAACCGCCGGTCTATTGGCCAAGTTTTACACATCCGTTGATAGTATTGAAACAGGCAATCCTAAACCTACCTCCTTTTTCAATCAGGCCGTTGTCCTTCAACCTGACTTTGACCAAGAAGGAGAAGATTTTTGGAATAAAAATCGTCGAGATCCACTGAGTGAAGAAGAACTGGCTGTATTACAGATGGTAGATACTTTGAAAAAAATACCCGTCATTCGGTTCTATTCAGAAAGCTTGAAATTTCTGGCAAGTGGTTATTTACCTATAGGCAAATTAGATTTAGGACCTTGGCCAGGTTTTTTCAATTACAACAATGTTGAGGGGATACGCATTGGTGCAGGATTACGAACAAATTTAAAGTTTAGCGATAAATGGAAAATTGAGGGCTACGCTGCTTATGGCCTTTTGGACAAACGACTAAAATACTCAGGAGCAATTACCAAGATTGTGGATCGAGAAAGGTGGACAACTGTAAAAATCTCTACTCAGAAGGAAATTGATCAGGTGGGTCTGGAGATGGAGAGCTTGGAAGGAAACAGTATTTTCTTGGCTGCCAGCCGTTTTGGAACCTTTAGGAAACCTTTTATTTCCACCAATTACAAACTGGACATAAAGCGAGAATTGTTCAAAGGATTCACCCTTACCGGGGGTATCAAATCAAATCATTTTGATCCTTTGTTTAATTTTTATTATTTAGATGAAGGAGCTTCAGAACTAAAGTCAACATTCAAAACCACAGAAGGTAAAATAGGCCTTCGTTATGGACGAGATGAAACCTTTATTATTAATGACAATGACAGAATATCTCTAGGCCCCGCAAAATGGCCCATTTTCGCCATCAATTACAGCAGAGGCTTTCAATGGCTTAGGGGGGAATATAACTATTCTAGGTTGAAAGTTTCAATTTCTCAAAAACTGAACATGGGTATGTTGGGGATTTCAAGATATGAGGCATCAGCGGGAAAAGTTTATGGAGATGTACCCTATCCTGTACTGGAAAACCACTTGGGCAATGAAACCCTTTTCTATACTTCTGCAGCATTCAACACCATGGACTTTAATGAATTTACATCTGATCAATACTTCAGCTTTCGATACAGACACTTTTTTGAAGGTTTTTTATTGAATAAAATCCCATTGGTCAGGAAATTAAAATGGCGGGCAGTCGCAAATGCCAATCTTTTATTTGGATCGGTAAGTGAAGCAAACCTATCTCGTGTACCTGTAATGGATCCTGATGGCTTTCCTTTACAAACTTTTGGAAGTTTAGACCCTGCCACACCTTTCCTTGAACTGGGCTATGGCGTTGAAAACATATTTAAATTTTTCAGGGTAGACTTCTTTCACAGGATGACCTATCTTGATGATCCTTCTGTCAAACCCTTTGCTGTAAAAGTAAGTGCCCAGATAATCTTTTAA
- a CDS encoding aldehyde dehydrogenase, producing MDIKKLLTQQRAFFNTDQTKNVEFRLRQLKRVKTILKENEHLLYEAIYKDFKKSQFETYTTELSLLYHEINQFIKNIKKWSKRKKVATGMANFPAKSYIIPEPLGVTLVIGAWNYPYQLSLLPAITSIAAGNTVILKPSELPVNTSKVMAKLINDNFPENYFHVVEGGVEETNLLLENRFDKIFFTGSIPVGKIIYKAAAKHLTPVTLELGGKSPTFVLADADLKITAKRIVWSKFINAGQTCISPDYVLVDKHIEQPFLEALKMEIEASFENKQAIGENYLQIINTKNHERLSKLIESGQVYFGGNINQEERFISPTILHNVSFADEVMKDEIFGPILPIISFDNLENTIKEVKARPKPLSCYVYSKNKKAIQYLLKTLSFGGGAVNDSVMHLTNSKLPFGGVGYSGIGSYHGKAGFDSFTHYKSILDKPFWFEPNIKYPPYSNWKKAIIKWMIE from the coding sequence ATGGACATAAAAAAGCTACTCACTCAACAAAGAGCGTTTTTTAACACGGATCAAACCAAAAATGTAGAATTCAGACTCCGTCAATTAAAAAGGGTTAAAACCATCTTAAAAGAAAATGAGCATTTGCTTTATGAAGCTATTTATAAAGATTTCAAGAAATCACAATTTGAAACCTACACTACTGAGTTATCCCTTCTTTATCATGAAATCAATCAGTTCATAAAAAACATTAAGAAGTGGAGTAAGCGAAAAAAGGTAGCTACAGGTATGGCTAATTTTCCTGCTAAAAGCTATATCATACCCGAACCTTTAGGAGTAACATTGGTTATTGGGGCTTGGAATTACCCGTACCAGCTTTCATTATTGCCGGCCATAACTTCAATTGCCGCAGGTAATACTGTAATTCTAAAGCCTAGCGAATTGCCTGTCAACACCTCAAAGGTGATGGCTAAACTAATCAATGATAATTTTCCTGAAAATTACTTTCATGTTGTTGAAGGAGGAGTAGAAGAGACTAATCTACTTTTGGAAAATCGGTTTGATAAAATATTTTTTACAGGAAGCATCCCGGTTGGGAAAATTATTTATAAGGCAGCAGCGAAGCACCTCACACCGGTCACTTTAGAACTTGGTGGAAAAAGCCCAACATTTGTACTGGCAGATGCCGACTTAAAAATAACTGCCAAACGAATTGTTTGGTCCAAATTTATAAATGCAGGACAAACCTGCATCAGTCCTGACTATGTATTGGTAGACAAGCACATAGAACAACCATTTTTAGAAGCATTAAAAATGGAAATTGAAGCATCGTTTGAGAACAAGCAAGCGATAGGAGAAAATTATTTGCAAATAATAAATACTAAAAACCATGAGCGACTCAGCAAATTGATTGAAAGTGGGCAGGTCTATTTTGGAGGTAATATCAATCAAGAAGAGCGGTTTATTAGTCCCACTATCCTCCACAACGTATCATTTGCTGATGAGGTAATGAAAGATGAAATTTTTGGTCCAATTTTACCGATAATCTCATTTGACAATTTGGAAAATACCATAAAAGAAGTAAAAGCAAGACCAAAACCTCTGTCCTGCTACGTTTATTCCAAAAACAAAAAAGCCATTCAATACTTGCTAAAAACACTATCCTTCGGAGGTGGTGCTGTTAATGACAGTGTAATGCACCTTACCAATAGCAAGCTCCCCTTTGGAGGTGTTGGATACAGTGGAATAGGCAGCTACCATGGGAAAGCCGGGTTTGACTCATTTACCCATTATAAAAGCATCCTAGATAAACCTTTTTGGTTTGAACCAAACATTAAATACCCTCCCTATTCAAATTGGAAAAAGGCAATCATAAAATGGATGATAGAATAA
- a CDS encoding YicC/YloC family endoribonuclease → MIKSMTGFGLAVYEDDNYTVQVEVKTLNSKFLDLNFRASKQFSEKETEVKSAVSGILERGKVNVSIEFNSKKEDDLPIVIQEELFQKYFQKYSEMAAMVNGTTDDVFKLALQSPGVSTVNVEKTDYNEGWKVILPVLNEALKDCDQFRINEGAVLMEKFQDSLNIITDNLHSIKALVPVRKNRLIEKIRNNFSEWVKDQDFDKNRFEQELIYYFEKLDITEEIVRLEAHLNLFAEVLKSQKSEGKKMGFVSQEMGREINTIGSKANDSSIQHHVINMKDELEKIKEQALNII, encoded by the coding sequence ATGATAAAATCCATGACAGGCTTTGGCCTGGCGGTTTATGAGGACGACAATTATACGGTTCAAGTAGAAGTTAAAACCCTTAATTCCAAGTTTTTAGACCTTAATTTCAGGGCTTCGAAGCAGTTTTCAGAAAAAGAAACGGAAGTCAAAAGTGCCGTTTCTGGAATTCTTGAAAGAGGCAAAGTCAACGTATCCATTGAATTCAACTCTAAAAAAGAAGACGATCTTCCAATAGTAATACAGGAAGAGCTTTTTCAAAAGTACTTTCAAAAATACTCTGAAATGGCTGCGATGGTAAATGGGACAACTGATGATGTATTTAAGCTTGCCCTTCAATCTCCCGGAGTCAGTACTGTCAATGTGGAAAAGACTGATTATAACGAGGGTTGGAAAGTGATTTTGCCTGTTCTTAATGAAGCCCTAAAAGATTGTGATCAATTTAGAATCAATGAAGGGGCCGTTCTGATGGAGAAATTTCAAGATAGTCTTAATATCATTACCGATAATTTACATAGTATTAAAGCCTTAGTGCCTGTTCGGAAAAATCGACTGATAGAAAAGATTAGAAATAATTTTTCGGAGTGGGTTAAAGATCAAGATTTTGATAAAAATAGATTTGAACAAGAACTCATTTATTATTTTGAGAAATTGGACATTACAGAGGAGATCGTAAGGTTAGAAGCACATTTAAATCTTTTTGCTGAAGTATTGAAATCTCAAAAGTCTGAAGGGAAAAAAATGGGATTTGTTAGTCAAGAGATGGGAAGAGAAATCAATACCATAGGTTCTAAAGCAAATGATTCCTCCATTCAACATCATGTGATCAATATGAAAGACGAACTGGAAAAAATTAAAGAACAAGCCTTAAATATCATTTAA